The sequence gtCGAATAATAACGTATcgatttatcaaattttaaaagcttataTAAATGAATTCCAGCGGACAACTAAATACAGGCTACAAAAGTTGTAAGTACGCTTTCTCGCACAAATGAAATTTCTGTCACCGAGTTTGGATTTTTATCTCCATGGCGAAACTAAGTTAGAGAGAacacctttttttaaataagtttttgtcTCAAGGAAgatcaaaattaatttattgtcCATCTTGTAAAAAGATTATTGATCAGTATATAAGTATTAAATAGTTCATTACTTTATTTAGATTGATTGAAATTGGATAAAGTTCGACTTATTCATTGTGTAGCAGCCTTCTTTGACCATTTAAATTCCTGACCTAAATTAAAAAGTCGTTTTATAAACATTGTAAGTtcgtacatgtattttataggTTTGGTTATTCAGTAACATGGCAAGATGTGACGATATAAAGAAGGAATTTAAATGTaccaattttgtatttgatcATGATTCCCCTAAACAGTTTGTTCTAGCAGAGGTATGTATTTACTTATCTATCTTatgggagatgtggtatgagttccaataAACCAACTTTCCatccatatatatttatatatcattttctcTAATGCAAAAGcttcttttattttatcatcgcgtcattataaaattataaaatgcaaaaatagtTTAATATTTAGACTTGAAAGTTGTCCTGATTAgcgtatttttttaaatcttgaaataGACATTCGTTTTTTTCGGTCACATAACCATTGAGGCCAAACATCTACtgtttctgttttatttgtCTCTATTACATCGGTCTTACACATGCTATGTGTTCTTCGTGACTTCGCACTTCGTAATCAAGTGTCCATACAGAATAAAAGtcattgttttttcttcatgtcAAGGTATTCTTTATAAATTGATTGAACAGACTCATACGTTATGtttccttttttcaaaattttcatttaaatacattggTTGGGTAGCATAAGGAGAAATTGCATCGCAAAAAGTTTGAGAAAGAGTATACTAAATGAGGAAGCGTTCATAGGAAAGAAAGCGGGTGGAATTTGACGTACTTTTCGCGTCTTTGTTAAAAGTTACACTGTAACTATATTtagtcattttgattttactaCCCATGGTTATCACTGCGAAGTGACCTTCTCAGCTGAATAAAAGgctcgattgattgattgttgtttctTGATGCTCAGTTACGTATATCCTTTGTATAACTAAACAAACTGACAGTAGATTCAAATATTGGATATGCGTCATTGATACAGCAATCAAAATGTTACGTTCTGGATTAAATAAGCATTTAAGATTAAGCCTTCAGACATTTAACtaccctttttttaaagttaagtattacaaaatataatatatcctgaaataaaaataagtcaacatgattgCCGTGGAAATAAAAGGTATTCTTTTGCAGTCCACAACGCGGGACAGACCTTTGTTCTTATAGATCATATTGCGTGAAAATGCATCAATGAGACACCCCTTAAGGTAAGGCCCCAAAATCATCATGGTAGTCTACTTTCTACTTGCCAATTACGATCACAAAGATgcaagttttcattttataaatcgAACATAGTGCTTTTAAAGACACCAAAAATACAAACCTTAAATCAGTGTGCGGTTTCAGATATGattaaatgtaaacattatttttatatttgaaaatatattctgtCACACAATGAAATATACAAAGATGTAAATGTGTgagcattttcttttaaatttgatgaTGATTTAAGTTTTACCAATCTTATAGTACAATACCTATTCAGTTTAAAATTTCTATTAAGACAAAACTTTGAAAGCGTTGAATTTGTTTCTATTATTCCATTTCAGGGGCAaagttaaaaaattatataataaagattaatgaaaaataaatatcagtgttgtaaaaatttatgatttatgCAATGTGtgtatctttttcttttcaCTGATAGTGTGGCCCTAGAATCTTATATCCTATATGGAGTGGATTTTGGTTAGTATGGCATATTGTATGGTTTTCTCTTGATCCGTACAACGCATACAGAAATGGTGGAGACGGTGATCCATATTACTTCATATATTTGACAAACTGGGGCTATATGCTGGTGGGATTTTATAATCTAGTGGATTTTATTGTTACTTTATATGTTCATGTGAGGAgatctgatattgtacatttatctCCTAAGTCAGGTAGGTTTTTATTGCTGttgtaattattataataatcatataaaacttgataaaatatgGTTGTATTAGGGAAATAGTGCGACACCATTTTATAAGAATTGAAATAGTCACAGACAGGAAAGCGAGATTCTGCTTCTGAGGTGCATTGTTGCAAAatagaatttcaattgtttgAATTTTCTTGATTACAAAGGCTCGATTACACAGGCTTGATTACACAGGCTTTGAATACACAGGCTTGATTACAGTTATATTGATGAATACAGGCGAAAACGTAACAAATGTgaattgagaattttttttaaatacattcacCTTACTCTCCTATgccataaaaacaaaaacaaatggcTGATTAAATACTATATCAGTGAATGTTCAATGACCGGAAGTGGTAGATATTTCGGCGGTTTAAACAAGCACCCATTCCTCTGTTCACACTTTATATCTTGAATTCatcttaaacaagttatttgattccccaaaaaaacaaatccaataTACACCGTATGGCGTTGTACACCTCTTATATCATTTTTTGGTCAAAATTATATTAGAGGTTTcttgatataaaaacaaagactCTGATACTCTAGATAAGAGAATAGGCACCGAAAACAACTAAGAGGACTCCAAATAGTCGatattttctgatatttgttAGATAATGACATCGTGTAGCTaggttgaaatattttgttttggtgtTTCAGAGCAGGTCATCAAAGCAGCCTCCCGGTCATTCGATAGTTATTTCTAAGTATATTATCGAAATCAATTCAATTCGTCAATTAACTCATATTTCTTCTTATTACATGATACTACGGATCGATATAAATACCAGTCTATAACTCCTATGTTTCCAAATATATTTTCCAGATAATAAAGATCAAATGCCATGGTATATTAAACTACTTTGGATATCATTTGAGATTAATAACAGTATAAGTGTCTTGATAACTATAGCATTCTATGGCTTACTGACACCAAGTAAGTAAAGATATGAAATGGCATTTATATCATATGTCATTAAATATAGAATCATTTTCATAACAACGATGACAAGACTATGTCTTTGCCGACTTAGGTTATCGATAGCCGATGAAAAACGCGTGAAAGGTAAATGAAACAGTATTATTTCCAATATAAGTATTCCGGTTGTCCTCGCTGTTATGAAAATGAttctaaatacaatgtattaaaaaaactttaacaatatATCAGAAAAATGGAACTACTAGCTGCTTTTGTAAAAGAATGTGCAGGTTGAATTTCAATGACTCAACAACCAAACAACACAACTTAACCATATAGATATATTACAGTCAACAAACAGTTTTCAACTACAATATACAATAAAGACAAGCTTTTATAGCAATAGGCAATCTCTGAATCGTAAGGCAAAtgagaaaaatagaaaaacaaaatgaaatcattTACACATTTACAAATGTGCAGTTGAAAATATCAGAgaaacatgaaattaaaatagttaCCCAACTACACTGCACAATCTTTAGATATTGATAGGATAATTCTGGCATCTGAGTAGCTAAGGGTcatctaaaattataaataccaTATGAACCTTCAATAGAACACCCGAGAaggaaaatgacaaaacaacaaaaaatacacaaaGATAGCCACTGTTGTCAAGGAACTGGTCTCGGACACACATTAAAGTAGTCGTCCTGcgactatatatataacagaaagAGAATAAAAATAACCACCAGTTATAACCTAGACAAATAAGGAAACCGTGCACGACATTAttagtataataaaacaataaggtATTAAACATCATTCAAAAGATCTTATCATTAGATATGTAAGAAGAATCAGTCGGATCTACGTATTACAAGgacccaaaaagattaaaaggcAAATTATGTTAcgtaacaaacaaaacataggTTATCTATGAAGTGTAAATATTCGGGTGAGGCCGAGAAACTATCTATTTTTAATTTCGAATCATGTAAAAACTATTTGATAAATAGAAAGAATAAAGAACGAATAATGTAATGAATTAACTTCCATAAATAGAATCATATTGCCTTTTTTAAAGAAAGGCTTCAGATTTAtgacttattttcaaaattaaatatgagtCTTGATTTagataagaaatataaaaatgagatgaattaatattaaaatgtttttctttttttcagctGGTGACCCAACTAGTATAGAAAAACACGCCATAAACTCAGTGTATGTTCTGTTGAATTTTTTCGTCTGTGCCAAACCTGTTCGTTTATTGCATGTTATATATCCGTTAATTATTGGtgttatttatgtaatattttccgTGATTTATCAAGTTGGAGGAGATGGAGCAGCAATTTATCCGGTTTTAGACTGGGACCAAGCTGGAACGACTATTATATATGTCGTAGTTCTCACATGTATTGGTGTTCCTGTTGTGCACATGTCTTTCTTTGCTATGTATCAGCTACGCATATTTATCCACGACCAATGTTGCGCTAACAGTGGAGTGCAATGTTATAATGAACAAACCGCAATCAGAACTGGAGAAAGTGGCGTGACGTCTTACATGTGATAAATGTATCAGCATTTCAACTCATCTATTTTGGTTTATTTGTCACTAGAGCGCAGATCCATTAACattcatatcaaattgttttgtatgtatttacatattctatttattcaaatttctaaaccaacatgttttgtatattttaaagcaTTTAACCTGGGAAAGATATTATGTTCAACGTCGACCAcgcatatcaaaatatgttcgTTGTAGAATATACCCGAGcgttttaataaaaacaacaacaaaagatgCAAAGCGTAAtgttatattcttataatttttaCGACATATAACACAGGTGTCAAATAGAAAGAAGAAGGTAACTTGGTTACCCCGTAGAAGTACACAATGAACACTTTTATGAGTTTTAATCActggcatttttttaaattatcaaatgaCGTTTGTGTGCAAGACTATGTTAAAGCATTCCCATAATGTTTGCTTTTGATAAAGATTATCTATAGATATGTAAAAAGGTTGGAACTAAGCAGACCTAGTCCTAATAACAATCATTTATTTACGgatttttttacagatattggtgacattcaaatatattataataatgtaGTTTAAGAATGTACTTAGGTGAAATTAAATAGATCAAGAGGTTAAAATCGATAGTATATACCGGAAGTGCATGAGTTAAGGGTAAAACAagcttaaaatattgataggtcatggagctCCTTTTCCAGATATCCGATATTAAAGAAACTCGTGCAAGTACATACTACATTTTTCCTGGTACCaatgatatttatgttatttaaataaaaccagGGGCATTTGATAGGTGCGACAGACGTGTCGGAAATATCGTACAACAAAATAACGAAATACGTacttttagatttattttctttaaaaaagaataaagacaTGTGATgatctttacaaatatttatctttttatattcatttacattgaagggttaatAATTGGTATACAATGAACACTGTTTTAAGCCTATATATTACAATAGAAATAAACAGAAACTTCTATACTGGTCCTTAGCTTTGGCTTTAATAGTCCTTTTTTAGTATCCTTATATcctgtatttatacatcccgctattgtgttattgtgctatggtcttttttgtattcttgtttttttcttttttcgcaTGTGTCTTGTCTTTATTATGccatttgttttattgtgttaacacagttgttaatttatattgtgattaagataataacacaatgttgcCTGCTATACccaaaattttgacattttgccTATCATGTCTGACATATTATCAATGTTATCGGCTCGATTATATCTGTAAGTtgaatgtcatacaagtgagaggtttagaaAGCTATAacaccaggtttaatctaccatttccTATATAAAGAAATGCCTgttcaaagtcaggaatatgaccgttgTGTTCCGCTCACTGtgtgatatgtttgagcttttgattttgccatttgataaatgACATGCCGTTTTGGATTTTctttggagttcggtatttttttaattttacttttaatgttgCTGGCTAAGATACTTTGATGAATTAACAACAGTCAAACACTTTGACATTATCATGCAATCTGCTGCACCAAACTGAGAAATATCGACGATAAAGGATATGTGTCATTGTCTTCATTAATCTATTTCCTTTGTTAATATCCCCATCTAGAAATCAGTAGTTCGAATTTCGAATAGATACAATAAATAGAGCAATATAGTtgctatttcttttttattttctgtttggcttcttatagttttctatgtgaCTTTAGACTTGTGACTACGTTTATTGTAGTAGTATCTTTTTTTGTTGGAAAGACCTTGTATGCATAATTGATGTACTACCAggtttgtaaaacaaaacttgcaaTGAGTTGGTAGCGATATAACGAATCATCTATTCGTAATTGGTGTGCGACCAGGCTTGGTAAAAAAAGAAGCTTGCAATGAGGTGGCAGTGGTATAACGAATCGTGTAACTAATCTTTGCAAATTCGAGAATTGCGTAAATAAAATGGTTCCCGAAAAATTAATACTAGAAacatatgcatttttatatcAGTAAAATTACTAAATACGTGTAATATAAGCGACGTTCAATGGAAAAGGGTGCAATTTATAAAGTACaaatagttgtcaaaggtaccaggattataatttagtacgccagacgcgcatttcgtctacataagactcatcagtgacgctcatatcgaaatagttataaaccaaacaaatacaaagttgaagagcattgaggatccaaaattccaaaagttgtgccaaatacggctaa is a genomic window of Mytilus trossulus isolate FHL-02 chromosome 1, PNRI_Mtr1.1.1.hap1, whole genome shotgun sequence containing:
- the LOC134690572 gene encoding protein rolling stone-like isoform X2, which gives rise to MARCDDIKKEFKCTNFVFDHDSPKQFVLAECGPRILYPIWSGFWLVWHIVWFSLDPYNAYRNGGDGDPYYFIYLTNWGYMLVGFYNLVDFIVTLYVHVRRSDIVHLSPKSDNKDQMPWYIKLLWISFEINNSISVLITIAFYGLLTPTGDPTSIEKHAINSVYVLLNFFVCAKPVRLLHVIYPLIIGVIYVIFSVIYQVGGDGAAIYPVLDWDQAGTTIIYVVVLTCIGVPVVHMSFFAMYQLRIFIHDQCCANSGVQCYNEQTAIRTGESGVTSYM
- the LOC134690572 gene encoding protein rolling stone-like isoform X1, with the protein product MVWLFSNMARCDDIKKEFKCTNFVFDHDSPKQFVLAECGPRILYPIWSGFWLVWHIVWFSLDPYNAYRNGGDGDPYYFIYLTNWGYMLVGFYNLVDFIVTLYVHVRRSDIVHLSPKSDNKDQMPWYIKLLWISFEINNSISVLITIAFYGLLTPTGDPTSIEKHAINSVYVLLNFFVCAKPVRLLHVIYPLIIGVIYVIFSVIYQVGGDGAAIYPVLDWDQAGTTIIYVVVLTCIGVPVVHMSFFAMYQLRIFIHDQCCANSGVQCYNEQTAIRTGESGVTSYM